A genomic region of Arachis stenosperma cultivar V10309 chromosome 9, arast.V10309.gnm1.PFL2, whole genome shotgun sequence contains the following coding sequences:
- the LOC130949645 gene encoding uncharacterized protein LOC130949645, which translates to MDITKAGINRKLQLQELECLRMEAYENARIYKEKTKVFHDHHIRKKDFQEGDEALLYNSGLRFMPRKLRSRWEGPFKVKEVKLYCVVELFDPKSEATFKVNGHRVKKYHGNKSPRKVEVLLLEDAPKGKEA; encoded by the coding sequence ATGGACATCACCAAGGCGGGTATAAACAGGAAATTACAACTACAGGAGCTTGAATGCCTTAGAATGGAGGCATATGAGAATGCTCGGATTTACAAGGAGAAGACTAAAGTATTTCATGATCACCATATCCGGAAGAAGGATTTTCAAGAAGGTGACGAAGCTCTCCTCTACAACTCGGGGCTCAGATTCATGCCTAGAAAGCTCCGTTCAAGATGGGAAGGACCCTTCAAGGTGAAGGAGGTAAAGCTCTATTGTGTGGTAGAACTATTTGACCCTAAAAGTGAGGCAACTTTCAAGGTAAATGGCCATAGAGTGAAGAAATACCATGGCAATAAATCACCAAGGAAAGTGGAGGTGCTTCTACTTGAGGATGCACCAAAAGGAAAGGAAGCTTAA
- the LOC130951681 gene encoding light-inducible protein CPRF2-like encodes MDRVFSVDEIPDHFWSSIPYDTNHHHPPPSNSNSHINRSPSEWAFQRFLQEAAPPSPPHRNDAVFFIHDDDHTHPHVTKPDPNDTLPVPKNDAVLTNASPPPPPPPPTKTAASSSLGVDSDDYQALLKNKLNLACAAVAMTRAASLSKSQDPATFADSGSSNTSQVGPQPSIKGSGTSGNDPPKIQDKDAKAPIGIPSIPVIQKKPAVTARPSTSGSSREQSDDEEAEGETDLNDNMDPADVKRVRRMLSNRESARRSRRRKQAHLNELETQVSQLRGENSTLLKRLTDVSHKYNESAVDNRVLKADVETLRAKVKMAEETVKRITGLNPVMHAMSDLTSMGIPTFDGSPPDTSADASVPVRDDTHHHHHFFQQTSGNHHVASHDLRVNNGLGDISVIENGPQNAAAAVVVGNKMGQTAPVQRVASLEHLQKRIRGGVDSCGGPSNNHEH; translated from the exons ATGGATAGGGTCTTCTCAGTGGACGAAATCCCTGACCACTTCTGGTCCTCCATCCCCTACGacaccaaccaccaccacccgCCTCCTTCCAACTCCAACTCCCACATCAACCGCAGCCCTTCCGAGTGGGCCTTCCAGCGCTTCCTCCAAGAAGCTGCTCCTCCCTCTCCCCCTCACCGAAACGACGCCGTTTTCTTCATCCACGACGACGATCATACTCATCCCCACGTCACCAAGCCCGATCCGAACGACACCCTTCCTGTTCCTAAGAACGACGCCGTTTTGACCAATgcctctcctcctcctcctcctcctcctcctacgAAAACAGCGGCTTCATCTTCCCTTGGCGTTGATTCCGATGACTACCAGGCTCTCCTTAAGAACAAGCTCAATCTTGCATGTGCCGCTGTCGCCATGACTAGg GCAGCATCTTTATCCAAGTCTCAAGATCCAGCCACTTTTGCTGATAGTGGATCGTCTAATACCTCTCAAGTTGGACCTCAGCCTTCTATAAAAG GATCTGGTACTTCTGGAAATGACCCACCTAAAATACAAGACAAAGATGCCAAAGCACCAATCGGGATACCTTCCATACCTGTCATACAAAAGAAACCTGCTGTTACAGCCAGGCCATCAACAAGTGGATCGTCAAGGGAACAGTCAGATGATGAGGAAGCTGAAGGAGAGACAGATCTGAATGACAACATGGACCCTGCTGATGTAAAACGAGTAAGAAG GATGCTTTCAAATAGAGAGTCAGCCAGacgttcaagaagaagaaaacaagctcatttAAACGAGCTGGAGACACAG GTTTCTCAATTAAGAGGTGAAAATTCTACCTTGCTAAAGCGCCTTACTGATGTAAGCCACAAGTACAATGAATCTGCTGTTGACAACAGAGTATTAAAAGCTGATGTTGAAACCTTAAGAGCAAAG GTGAAGATGGCGGAAGAAACCGTCAAAAGAATTACAGGGTTGAACCCAGTAATGCATGCCATGTCTGATTTAACATCAATGGGCATACCGACATTTGACGGAAGCCCTCCTGACACATCAGCTGATGCATCTGTCCCCGTGAGAGATGATACTCACCATCACCACCACTTCTTTCAACAAACATCAGGTAATCATCACGTGGCGAGTCATGATCTTAGGGTAAACAATGGGTTGGGAGACATATCTGTAATTGAGAATGGGCCGCAGAATGCCGCAGCAGCTGTGGTGGTTGGGAATAAGATGGGTCAAACAGCTCCCGTACAGCGGGTGGCAAGCTTGGAACACCTACAGAAGAGGATTAGGGGTGGTGTGGATTCATGTGGTGGACCTTCTAATAATCATGAGCATTAA